ttcaagtacccacgaataataattttcaaattttcatataggtatttggtgaattttgttgaaattctaCATCACACTCTCATAAAAAATCTATGCCGTTTACGcccaactttatttttaattttgagtaataacaacttatgaggaaccttgcagtattcaattttcaagtttcttGACCAAGTGAAAATTTTTCATCTATAGgtaatgttaaaaaaacattttcttatgcctatacagtatacatagatcaaaaagaataaaaatattttgaaagttgtatggcatataaaaattactaataatataaatattcagtgaaaatttcatgtaggtacgtttatttttttagagttagccaaaaaataaaatcgattttttcaaaaactagttTTGAGTAAGAATctcagttttttcttttttaacttTACTCCCAAAGCattaactagattcacttttctaccagacacacacaaaaaaaaataaatatcctaTCCATTATGAAAATCCGAAATAATATGGTGTATTGTTCAAATACTGAAGACATCTCGTACATTGACGGAAGTTTACCGTGTAGTAAAAACTTAACACTAGATACCTAACTAATTAAAGTTACATACTTCacaaaatttgtaattattactaaatactatatagtataatagtatataaagtTTACACAcaaacaaatatacatatatatatacaatttatgataatattacacacaatataataattatttaaatttattaagatATCGCTGGTTAGACCAAAATTGTCAAAACAGCACACTGGTTTGCGTGTGCCAATATCACCTGAAGAGCGTCTGACCGTGACACTGAGTTAGGtaatcaataatacaatttaagaatGTAGAAactagtgtttatattttttttattaattttagtttttatacaaatcatggtgtgtttttattacaataattgtgcGGAGAAGTAGGCTGAGAGTAATTGTTTATATAGTGATGGGCATGTTGTATTGGAGGTGAAGAAATATTTTGTGAAGTAGGAGAAGACATGTTGAAAAATtggtaataattttgttttttagttgaATTAATTGCAGGAGAAGAAGGTTGTGAAAAGTTACTGGATTCATCATGTACGCTTGGTGGAGAAGCAATGGTAGAAATTATTATAGCTGTAGACATGTTCTGTGAATCATTGGCATAGTAATATCCAGGAGAAGAAAAATGTTGCTGAGAGAAATATGAGTTGGGTTGATTAGTTGGTGTATTAGAAGGATAGGAATGAGGCATACCAGATGAGTGATGTTTAACTCGTTGAATAGCATTCAAAAACTCAATATACACCATTGATTTTTGGTCTTCAGTTAAGGACTTGATTTGAGGAAGTAACGACATTAAAAAACTTCTTTCCAGGTCTTCTGGTATAGTTCGAcggttttctaatatttttagtaatgagGTTCCAAAATGTGAAGGGGGCCttcaaggtttttttttcttccgtgGCTGTTGTTCCTCTGCATCGGTGTCGTCCATAACTTCttctattgtaatattttcaccAACAATTAAGCCCACGTCTTCAGTTTCTCCTTCCTGTTCCTCAGATGCCTCATCATCACTCGGTTCTACATTACTTTCGGttctacaaataaaataattatatattattcaccgtatattatatatatgccccttaagtttaataataatcaataataacagtattaaaTAGGTGGGAAACTGtacactctgctgtacagtagattccGAGTGTGCcactataataatgaataagttcaacaattaatattttttagaatttttggtTTCAGTATGAAATATCTATAAGGAACATTGTGTTGAATTTTCAAGTCCCAGCTgtacatctaaaaaaaaattaattaagaaaacaatgaaaagaatgaaaatattaccatttatggaaaatgctaatattaaatatttggtgaaaatttcaagggtatctataatttttttgttgaactaaaaaaaaataatttttttcacaaattggttttgcgtaaaaatgcccacttttttcacttttttttatttttcttgacgctttctaaaactatCCTGACCTACCAaaagtaccaaatagattcactttaaaataatattttgaaaacagttaGTACCTACgtgcaaaattaatttactcaaaaaaatattgatattttaaaaaaatctttaaaattaattataatatatgacttatataaatgtctttactatcaaaattgttcttataatcgaATTTACAAATtggttattttgaatttttctaaaaagaatttaaatatttttttttcagtattaaaaagtaaaaataattttttttatattatacgtgtaccacaagtgactataaattatgtatacatattgataacataataatttggtGACAATTACAAGTAAATTTGCATAAATATACGGCGTTGACATTTTAGATGCTTGGTTTTCAGAAATAGTAAACTAAAAACTAtgtttcaaaaacattgaatttagttttttttaaaaattcaaaatacacgatgaatgtaacataatatgataaacaattTAATCTCTGATGTCTTTAGCCTATACCTCTCTGTTTTCACGTAAAACAACTCATAAgagtttttcaaaattttgatttttaattacgCTTTATCGAGTGCCTACACGTTGgccaaaaacaaatattttttactgaggTCGAATTGATCTCCGCAGTATTTTACaatagaaacaatttttaatttatttaaaatattaaaattaaacattattggttttcaaaaatagttaaaccaaaaacaaaatgttcatatcttagatttaaaaaaaatttttttatgaatttctaacaaaataattctcgtgatttttacgtattttgtccacatttgaactttaaatgcttaaaaattgtgactatgtttttttaatattttcaattgttattgtaacaatatattagaagccttatattaaattttcaagctttttgaccctacgaataaaatattattgatatttataaaaaaaaaaactgaaaaaattggaATCCGAATATGACCGTAAACgcctcaaaacaagtcaaaatattatcgtgtatagaaaattttatgcgtatctacggttatttgttttagagttactccaaaattcccgttttttcttaatttttgttttgtttttctctgcaattttgaaaactattgaaatttttttatttttacctcctgaatgcaccaactacattcattttcccatcaaacaagatactatTGAAGTAAATCGAAGCAGTGTTGCTGCCCCAAACAGGGATGacagatacaaaataaataaataaaaaatacattcattgtaTAGTTGTATGAGTATGTCGTAtgtgtatatacaataaaaatattaacacatgACTCGAAAAAACTTCATCACCcttggtaggtatttatttcacaatatttattaattttttgtgattttactTACGTTCGATTTTGCATAGTCGGTCTTAAAAATGCTAGTATAATATCAGCATATATGTACGGCTTGGATTTTGTTGCCGCTTGCCCAGATTTGGTGACACATTTACGACGGAAACTATCCCTTATagatttccattttttttttgtaattctgctactataaaaataataaataataattgaaatataaaattatatatataatcattttgacattttatgtaatttaatatataaaagtttatatttattttatttatattatctaaccgttagaatatacttttaatgcaatgtgtatttaattattcaggTATTTGGCAACTGGAACTAATTTTTCTTCTCtccattttgattttttaatgggCGTTTCAACTATTGGAACAATTGTACGTGAGACATGTGAAGTATTGTGGACAATTCTTCAGCCCAAAGAAATAGTAGTGCCGACCATGCAAGATTGGTTAGACATAGCAGAGGGGTTTTATAGTAAAACTCAGTTCCCCAACTGTGTAGGGGCTGTAGACGGGAAACACATCCGACTAGAATGCCCCCCTAAAAGTGGTACTTTATACTACAACTATAAGCATTTCTTCTCTATAATACTCATGGCAATCTGTGATGCAACCTATTGCTTCACGATTATAGATGTGGGGTCATATACTCATATGGCAAGGAGAGTGATTGcaacatttttaagaaatcgtcatttggaaaaaaattatacaatggtAAAGTCAATTTTCCCCAACCTCAATGTTTACCAGAAGATGATGGTGGTATTCCTCAACCCTACGTAATAGTAGGTGACGAAGCGTTTGCGCTTCATAAAAACCTTTTACGCCCTTTCCCCGGAAGACGCTTAAACAATGAACGGGGTATATTCAACTATCGTTTATCAAGGGCGAGACAGAATAAAGAATGTACGTTCGGTATTTTGTCTAACAAATGGAGGGTTTTTCATACAGCCTTATTAGTAGAACCAGATTTTGGAGTTGCTATTACCAAAGCGTGTTGTGTTTTGCACAATTTCGTTAGACGCAGAAATGGATTTTATCCCGAAGATACAAAGACTTGTGATATGGAGGATGTAAATCAAAAAATAGGTGTTGGGAACTCGACATCTGTTGCAAAAGACGTAAGAGATTATTTTGTCGATTATTTTAATCAGCCAACTCATGAACTATGTTGGCAAAACAAGGTGATAGGTAATTAGCGTGTGGGAAAAGAAAGTGCATAAGtaggtaactaaaatattatgttatattacctatattaaatagtgtatacctaaaatattatttatatattatatttgtattattttatgttaaactaATTAGTTTATTCttattaattcttatttatataatattttacgattttagtGAAGCAACTAAAttctatgatttattttttaaacattattatttatacatggaattattattatattatttatttatttatttatgtatgaacGGGCTAAGAGCCCAATAGTACAACACAATTTGTAGTaatgaaaatgaatattataacaataaataggtaaacgCCAAACAATACCACGGcgattatgaatatattatgtttgatttttttttattttgaagtaggtatttctctaaataatttttatgatttatattatcatattttaatatataaatgtagttaaaaaataagaaatgctCACTTTTATTCATTTTGACGGTTTCTTCGTAATCTTCAAAGTTTATGAAACATGTTTTAGCCACCTTTGTCCAACTTACATGTTTGACATTTTTGTCATGATATAGTTTACtttctgtacattttttattttataataattatattttattgtgtaataaCTTGATATAtaccataaattattacttacctatattcCATACTGCCTCTTCATTCGATACCTCAACAATAAACTTTTCAGtgtcaaacattttttagagATTAGATTATTAAGTAGTAAGTTAGTTATAATTTGTCCGCGGTGGTTACTACAAACTGCTACAGGTTGAAGGGACAAATTATGAATGAACGTAAATAAACGCTGATCAAACGTGGCGTCCGAATCGCCCGTGTGTTATCAAAAATAGAAAtgcattataaatgtattggaaaaatattgtttaattttagcgGCAAATCGCGACCGAACGCTCAAAATTAAACATCCTCGTTCCAGAGCGTTCGAACGCAACTGAACGCGACCGAACGCGCGTTTTATTTACGTGTGTGAATAAGCCCATATAAAAGTACATGTTTAATTTTGAACGATTAAACGCGACGTTCGAAACGCACGGATAATAGCGAATCAGACCTTTCTATCACTAAGTTACTATCCACAACATCTTGCTTAGCTTTTCGTAAAATATCTTTACTATAGAAAGTTGTAGAACATCATCATCTGCTATTAGTTCTTCCACCACATCGCCAAAAAATgctgttttacaattttataattgactataatatattaaacccCTCCTAACCGGTTTAggtaacttatatattttatgattgtaaGGCTCCGGCCAATATCGCTATGAAAGAAAAAGGTAGTTCTCCGCGATTCCACCACACGCGCACTAGAACTCCGTACAATCATACATTTTTGGTAACTTTGTTCGTAGatcgtaagtaataataaatttgtttgtattaataataatttagatcaatcgttatttatttttaatattaagatccTAATACCTTTCGTGCTCCCGAGctacggtaaaaatatattcaaaagaaCTAATTTCTTCCctgaatatcttatatttaacggGTCATCCCCGAACACGTTACATATTGGTGGAGGCGCCGAAGCTCTTAAGTAGTTGAAGTTACAGATATTTATGATtggtttagatttttattttgttattagttgTTAAGTTTAGTTAATTGAAGcgtataggaaaataataaaattaaagtgtaGTTGGGTTaagaataattatagttttttttttattatatttaagatttatgatatacatgatatacattaaatattaagaataagaGTAAAAGAATTGAAAGAGTTACGGGAATAGGAAATTTATGTATAGGcacctaataattttaattttaattaaaataattttacgagATTTACgagattttaagttttaagaataGGAGTAAATTACATATAGGGGTTATGTTATCAGAGAAAATGTATGGATAGAcacctaataattttaattttaattaaaattattttacgagaTTTTAAGTGTTAGACATAAAGTTATAGCCGTAAAGGAAATAAAGGAATAACTTGATtagataaattacatataagaataaaatcgTTTGAATTTTTTGACGAGATTTACGAGATTTTAAGTCTTAAGAATAGGAGTAAATTACATATAGGGGTTATGTTATCAGTGAAattaggtagtaaaaa
This genomic window from Metopolophium dirhodum isolate CAU chromosome 1, ASM1992520v1, whole genome shotgun sequence contains:
- the LOC132953562 gene encoding uncharacterized protein LOC132953562, whose translation is MGVSTIGTIVRETCEVLWTILQPKEIVVPTMQDWLDIAEGFYSKTQFPNCVGAVDGKHIRLECPPKSGTLYYNYKHFFSIILMAICDATYCFTIIDVGSYTHMARRVIATFLRNRHLEKNYTMVKSIFPNLNVYQKMMVVFLNPTARQNKECTFGILSNKWRVFHTALLVEPDFGVAITKACCVLHNFVRRRNGFYPEDTKTCDMEDVNQKIGVGNSTSVAKDVRDYFVDYFNQPTHELCWQNKILIPFVLPSYGKNIFKRTNFFPEYLIFNGSSPNTLHIGGGAEALK